The Terriglobus tenax genome contains a region encoding:
- a CDS encoding DUF1641 domain-containing protein, with amino-acid sequence MAKAVEFRTYTPQDSRDDLMRRIEQAPREHAEAILMAYDILGNLHQKGLLDIAKGALERGDAVLDHVVTLAASKEAVIAMRTGLMLINVLSGLNADRLHKVIAEPESSPSLLKILRMLLSKETRRVISVGLALLQEFGAALKPRAS; translated from the coding sequence ATGGCCAAGGCTGTAGAGTTTCGAACATATACACCGCAGGACTCCCGCGACGACCTGATGCGACGCATCGAACAGGCTCCTCGCGAACATGCGGAGGCCATTCTTATGGCATACGACATCCTCGGGAACCTGCACCAAAAAGGACTACTCGATATTGCCAAAGGTGCGCTGGAGCGAGGCGATGCCGTGTTGGATCACGTAGTCACACTGGCTGCATCAAAAGAGGCGGTGATCGCCATGCGCACTGGACTCATGCTGATCAATGTGCTCAGCGGTCTGAACGCAGACCGTTTGCACAAGGTGATTGCTGAGCCGGAATCTTCTCCCTCGTTATTGAAGATTCTCCGAATGCTTCTCTCAAAGGAGACTCGCAGGGTGATCTCAGTTGGCCTTGCACTTCTACAGGAGTTCGGTGCAGCCTTGAAGCCTCGCGCTTCTTAG